The Takifugu rubripes chromosome 7, fTakRub1.2, whole genome shotgun sequence genome has a segment encoding these proteins:
- the rasip1 gene encoding ras-interacting protein 1: MEGSGSPRSRKLHFPVGLWINSPRKHFAKLGGRWPSAISVKSTTSSDAASLHEAPSAPSSSLSNSTPSLASPIPSPSPSPAFLRPRPAGPQSRAKRLSHLFLRGRSNSDRDRAVGEREREVWAHSAAPSTHHYLPPASSSAPGLIKIYGDALSSGANYRSLLASVHSTARYLIAQVITRYIERERDEADDAVVQKYSPEDFLLCDVIGKPILQPDGAIKWETECRRSVAPWECPLLLVDMWRPKDGFERRFEIQRKEDYEREERDREKEWEREEENWQGVRWRRSRMSSGGGQEEAERGHRARNSELRRSISDMNLSLRRRQGNHMSKDPSGPGNRPSNNNGGVQDRKNIVSMINPQPGQIRAPKAEAKVGWTNQPVEDERDCSSCDLEVMSQSLILPPTDRPYFLLLQGYDQSKDFVLYIMVGHTHVFGRKPTMREREKDRERERKGKRPLKVETFLSAPDLLTRHLLVRRDSAVPGTPTGQALIRPFRGGAVTHNGAAIYREAVLRPGDVIGMGDHFLFLYRDPRVTPAPPLALTLPWQADIATTCCPSGLVDRQEALRQYLGSTDAVLKFHPRHADSLLQEIISKNSSPDSGGGPLAPAYLLSLMIDHASKHLDPALTPQILLKSANLIKEIVWDNIKEFGDKHPTQNSAEQEGEISTPNVLKLSSDLRPLMFWMSNATELLNFFQVKVEALEKEWEFEAPGDPVLTADMDTCSEALAQLDDVIMHTFQQCVYHLTKTLYSLLPALLDTNPFSSEDKEKEKDGAQGEEGEEKRRGEGEVDDVSALPPKVAGLVEVYRCSLMLSREACLSPPLTSQTFGYLFFFTNTSLLNTLLERDGLFSWSRAVQIRTNLDLVLDWLQGAGLGDIASEFMKKLSATVNFLCIPKTRLIQSSWSSLQEEHVLLSPSQLHHLLANYKLGPTRAPPPCWAPPPATELTGDIFESFLDHPPLILPNETPRLDLSQPIPSPELLKEVTRLRTFLWGLDQDELPANQRTRL; encoded by the exons ATGGAGGGGTCTGGGAGTCCTCGCTCCAGAAAGCTTCATTTCCCAGTGGGTCTGTGGATCAACTCTCCCAGGAAACACTTCGCTAAGCTAGGCGGCCGTTGGCCAAGCGCTATCTCTGTGAA GTCGACCACCAGCTCTGACGCGGCTTCCCTCCACGAGGCCCCGTCCGctccttcctcttccctttCTAATTCTACTCCCTCGCTGGCTTCCCCGAtcccgtctccgtctccgtccccggCCTTTCTCAGGCCGCGGCCCGCCGGGCCCCAGTCCCGCGCGAAGCGTCTTTCCCACCTCTTCCTGCGGGGGCGCTCCAACAGCGACCGGGACAGGGCAGTTggggagcgggagagggaggTGTGGGCCCATTCTGCTGCACCGTCCACCCATCACTACCTGCCCCCAGCCTCTTCCTCCGCTCCAGGCCTGATAAAGATCTATGGGGATGCTTTGTCAAGCGGGGCTAACTACCGCTCCCTGCTGGCCAGTGTTCACTCTACAGCCAGATATCTCATCGCGCAGGTCATCACTCGGTACATTGAGAGGGAGCGAGACGAGGCGGATGACGCAG TTGTCCAGAAATACAGCCCAGaggacttcctgttgtgtgATGTCATCGGAAAGCCCATCCTGCAGCCAGATGGAGCTATCAAATGGGAGACAGAGTGCCGGAGAAGTGTTGCCCCATGGGAATGTCCTTTGCTGTTGGTGGACATGTGGCGGCCTAAAGATGGATTCGAGCGGCGCTTTGAAATCCAAAGGAAGGAAGATTATGAGCgagaagagagagacagggaaaaggagtgggagagggaagaagagaactGGCAAG GCGTACGCTGGCGGCGCAGCAGGATGTCCTCAGGAGGcgggcaggaggaggctgagcgGGGTCACCGCGCTAGGAACAGTGAGCTCAGGAGGAGCATCAGCGACATGAACTTGAGTCTGCGGCGTCGCCAAGGAAACCACATGAGCAAAGACCCAAGTGGCCCTGGTAACCGGCCTAGCAACAACAATGGAGGggtgcaggacaggaagaaCATTGTGAGCATGATCAACCCGCAGCCAGGACAG aTCAGAGCACCGAAGGCCGAAGCAAAAGTCGGGTGGACGAACCAGCCGGTGGAGGACGAGAGGGACTgctccagctgtgacctggaagtgatgtcacagagcTTGATCCTTCCACCCACGGACCGGCCttacttcctgttgctgcagggTTACGACCAGAGCAAG GATTTTGTTTTGTACATCATGGTGgggcacacacacgtgtttggaCGAAAGCCCAcgatgagagagagggagaaggaccGGGAacgggagaggaaggggaagaggccCCTGAAGGTCGAGACGTTCCTCTCTGCTCCCGACCTCCTGACCAGACACCTGCTGGTCAGGAGAGACTCGGCTGTTCCTGGGACGCCCACTGGACAAG CTTTGATTCGGCCCTTCAGAGGAGGCGCGGTCACGCACAACGGAGCGGCCATTTACAGGGAGGCGGTCCTCAGGCCCGGGGACGTGATCGGCATGGGGGaccatttcctcttcctgtacCGTGACCCCCGCGTGACTCCCGCTCCGCCGTTGGCCTTGACCCTGCCGTGGCAGGCAGACATCGCCACCACTTGCTGTCCCTCAGGGTTGGTGGACAGACAAGAAGCGCTGAGACAGTACCTGGGATCTACAGACGCGGTGCTGAAGTTCCATCCTCGTCACGCCGactctctgctgcag GAGATAATCTCCAAAAATTCCTCTCCGGACTCTGGCGGAGGACCTTTAGCTCCTGCTTATCTCTTATCGCTCATGATCGATCACGCCTCCAAACACCTGGATCCCGCCCTCACACCACAGATACTGCTCAAGTCGGCCAATTTGATTAAAGAAATCGTCTGG GATAACATTAAGGAATTTGGGGATAAGCATCCCACGCAAAA TTCCGCAGAGCAGGAAGGTGAGATAAGCACCCCCAATGTCCTCAAGCTCTCGTCTGACCTCCGACCTCTGATGTTCTGGATGTCAAATGCCACAGAGCTCCTGAACTTTTTCCAGGTCAAGGTGGAGGCCTTGGAGAAGGAGTGGGAGTTTGAAG CTCCGGGGGACCCGGTTCTCACGGCCGACATGGACACCTGCTCGGAAGCTTTGGCGCAGCTGGACGATGTGATTATGCACACCTTCCAACAGTGTGTGTATCACCTCACCAAG ACCCTGTACTCTCTCCTTCCGGCTCTGTTGGACACCAACCCATTCTCCAGcgaggacaaggagaaggagaaggatgGAGCTCagggtgaggagggagaggagaagaggcgaggggaaggagaggtggacgATGTGTCCGCCTTGCCCCCGAAGGTGGCGGGCCTGGTGGAGGTGTACCGCTGCTCCCTGATGCTGTCGCGGGAGGCGTGTCTGTCTCCGCCCCTCACCTCTCAAACCTTCGGCTacctcttcttcttcaccaacacctccctgctcaaCACTTTGCTAGAGAGAg ATGGACTCTTCTCTTGGTCCAGAGCGGTCCAGATCCGTACAAACTTGGACCTGGTTCTGGACTGGCTGCAGGGGGCTGGACTGGGAGACATTGCCTCTGAGTTTATGAAAAAACTGTCAGCCACAGTCAACTTCCTGTGCATTCCCAAGACTCGGCTAATCCAG TCATCCTGGAGCAGTCTCCAGGAGGAGCACGTGTTGTTAAGTCCTTCCCAGTTGCACCATCTCCTCGCTAATTACAAACTGGGTCCGACCAGAGCCCCCCCGCCATGTTGGGCCCCTCCTCCGGCCACAGAGCTGACTGGAG ACATCTTTGAAAGCTTCCTGGACCACCCTCCTCTGATCCTCCCAAATGAAACTCCTCGCCTCGACCTCTCCCAGCCAATCCCGAGcccagagctgctgaaggaggtgACCCGTCTCCGCACCTTCTTATGGGGCCTTGACCAAGACGAGCTGCCCGCCAATCAGAGGACTCGACTTTAA